ACGAGGCATTCCTcgccccctgaggaagagattTGTAAAATAAGGCCAAGTGCTTGAACGTGCTTCATGCTGGAGGAACAAAGGACATAAGTTTGAACATTTCTCACAGTGTGGCTGCACATACCACTCAGCAGGACTATTAAAGCTCTTACCTTGGTCCTCCGGATCCAGGTGGTCCACCTCTGCCTCTTCCAAGACCACCACGTCCCCTCCCTGAACCATCCTGCGATCCATTCAGGAAATGAGGATCCATGTATGGATCTTGCTCACCAGGCTCCTGTAGATCAGTTAATGACAAGACATCACCTTTCTGTCTGGTACATTACATTtaaagaacacaaaaaataaatcccCCCGGTGACTTACCGGGATAAGAAACTTCTTGACCTCATCCATGGCATGAGCCATTCGCAGATAGGCCTCCGGTATGGGGGCTGTGACCTCAATAAACACATGCAACTCCATGGACAGGTGAGCATATTTTGCCTCACCACTCTTCCTAAGCTCTTCCTCCTGAGACACAACAAGCATTTTGAAATCAACAAGCCATACATTACAAAGCAAACCACTCGGAAAAATGGTGCAACGCTAACCCATATACAGACCTTATTTTTGTCCCTCATAGAGCCTTTCCCAAGAACAGAGATTTTGGCCCCGGTCTCCTCCTGGAGTCTCTTGATTGTGCTGCCCTGAGGCCCCAAAAGCTTCCCCACAAAGTTgacctgaaacacagaacattccAGCATCACAGAATAGCAATTTCTAAGTCACTGCCACGCAGCCAGTCTCCTGCAGAACCGTTCAAGCAGAAGCAAGGCCACTACATGCATGACTTCACCGCTTCAAAGACAGTCGGGTTAGTGGAAGTGGAGTGTGCTCCTTTTAGATACACCTAGGCCTCATTTGTTCCCAGAGCATTTATGCTTGGTTTCATAGAGCCTTCACAGTGCAAGAGACACACTTATTATATAAACTCCCAACGGGTAACTGGAGGTTTTATTTGCCTTAGTCTTCCAAAACACTTCAAATTAGTTAAAAACACTCACCCTGGGATACTGCTTGGTAGGAATAAGTACTCGCTCTTTGAGTTTCAGACTCTTGGTGGCAAACAGGTCCAGGTAGGCCTCCTTCTCTGGTTCTTTCTTAGGGTCACCTTTCTGGATCCTTTCAATCTCTGCAGGCAAGAAACATATTTTTTAGTACGTGTCACCAACTAGCTGCTCATAAAACAGCAGCCATCGATTTAATTTAACGAGATACGGGAGATGCCTACAAAAGGTTTCTTCCCCTCCATTGTACGAGCATGTTGGTCATTACCCAACACACAACTGGTATTTGTGTCTTTAGAGGACAATTACTCTCCATGCAGGAGCTTAGCTGCTGAGGATAAGCGCCAAACGaattcaaaaatggcggtggcTCTACTTCTACCACGCTGATCGTTCAGGAATATAACGTGTAAATCTAATTAAAAATATGAGCAAATAAGTTCAGCCATGAATACACTTCAAAGACTAAACCCTATGGATTCACATTGAATAAGAGCCTGACCCACATTGCTGCCAACCACGTGTTAATGCGCCATTGTTCAGGCCCGTCGACTCgcaccaggaaaaaaaaaaaaaaaaaaaaaagagaaactagGCCTCAAGCCGAGCCGCCGTGAACTCGTCTGTTAGCTTCAACAGCTAACAAGCGCCCACATTACCTGCAGTGATCAGTTTCATAGCGTGTGTGAAGGAAGAATCCAAGCTGTCCTTCTCAGCCAGGAGCTCCGGGAGGTACTTCGAGTCTTCCATTTTGATTTTCTTCTCTGCTGGGGTGGACTCTATAGCGGTTGCTCACGTTAGCTTTCGCTCGACTCCACAGCAAACTACCACGATCGGATTAACTAACAAAGCctcgctttctttttcttttctttttgcttgcTTCAACGGAGCGAAAGTGAAGAAGCGTAACAGGCTGTTACTAACAGCAGTGTCCGAGTGTGAGTTGCAGAACCCGGCCGGTGTCTCTCCGCGTCTATCGCTGCACTCTCCTTGGCAGACAAAGGAGGGATGGCGTAGCTGCATTTGAGGGAGATGGGAGGAAAAGAATCGTGAGGAGACGATGACGTCACTGCGCGAGGTCCCTCCGCTTAGTTTTTCTCCACACCGCCAGAAGTGGGTCACTTTCATACGCTGTCAGGCCAAACCTTACGATTAAAATTCATAATCTTTTCATTCTGATAAATTAATTCGCTCATAGGTTTGGTCTTTGAagcaattaaaataaaagaacagaTTAAGCACGTTTTTTCTCCAAATAAGACACGCACCTCTTTGACTGTAGGATTACGACCTTAAGTTTCGTATGGCTGACATACAACCCCCGTGTTTAGTGCATGTTTGCAAGAATAATTCTGAAAATTATTGCCACGCTTCTGGGTGGACGTTGCCACTGTGTCTGAGAGCTTCATAAAAAATCTAATAAACTCCACAAGTCATTATGGTGTCATAAACTAAGCTTCACTCATTCACTAACCAGTGAACGCCCACTTCTTATGATCTGAGCAAGGACTATTGCACCAATAACCaacactaaaacaaaacaaagctgccattttagaaGATGCAAACAAAAAttgttaagtatttttattaaaaattaACCTCACTTAATAGTTTTTAATGATTTATTGACTGCAGCCTTTATAGTTTAGTGAATGTTCCTATAGTCAACTATCTCAGTGAACTTACTGTGGCATGTGGACAGATTTGCATCAGATCTGTGAcataaatatatgtttttagTGTTAGTGTTGTTCTAAATTGTCTAGATATTCTATTCCATTTCCTTTGACTTTGAGAGAGTAATTCAGGCCTTTATCATGTCCAGACATGACTGTGAAGCTGTTTATGACACATGAACACCTTGACTTTGAATAGAATTTGCAGACACTTTATCTAGAATCTTTTTGCAGCTGCTATTCATACATTTGATTAAAAGTGGAAGATTTTTTCTGCTGACATATATATTTTCACATGGTCCTCTGTATCATCTTTAGAATATTTTAGGactccagtgtgtgtgtgtgtgtgtgtgtgaaagcagCTTAATAGTCCTAATCGTGGCAGGTATCAGCCAGTCTCTGCTTTCAAGTCTGCCGCTTGTCCAAAAGGCTGCAGCTGGACTCCAGATGAAACCACATAAGGCAAGTTTTTGGTTCTTTGCACTTGTTcacagttgatttttttttttaagacattgTCTTAGCATTTTCTTacctttcaaatcttttagtTTTGCATGCTCTGAACAGATCACTGGTATCAGATGGACCAGATGTTCCCAGACTTTTGATGTAGCAACACCTACACGTTGGAACAACCTGCTCTTTGATAACAGGACCTCAACAACACTCAACGTTTTAAAACTAATTTTCATTCTTTGCCAATGGAGTTttagtaatttttttttgtcacccctTTCTCTTATTTAACATAGATTGATGCCATGACAGCAGGTTCAAATTTCATTTCAACTAACAAGACTTCTGTCTTAAATTTATTATGAGGACCTGAGCTCCTATCGTTCCATGACATAAGGTCAGTTTTTGGATACAAATTAGACTGCAGGTTGAATTAAGTTGAATGATCCATTCAACCTAATTGTCGAATATCAACTAAAATATATAGACAAAAAAACTAGACACCAAGTCTATTTAAGCCAAATCATAATTTTACAATAAACAGTTTCTGCAGTTTGCGTCATAGAGAACGCATCTAACTTAAGATTTATCCACTGCCTTACATCCATTAAAACTGTGACTCGCGCATCTCtacctttcttttgtttttgttctaatTTGCAatgatttattgttttattccCAGCGAGCACCAGGCTTCCGCGATCATAACCTGAAAAATGAGCCTGTTATATTCACCGAGTcattttaaaaacttaaaaaagcTCTTTCATCCACTAAAGTGTTTTTAAAAGCAGGGACACTCATTTCACATTTCCTGTTTCACTGCACAGGATTTGCTACGATTGTGCTTGTCAGGTCCCACTGTTTCTTTCTGACTGCCTTCGAGATGAAAACCAGGCCTAAAAGCAGGCATGAACATAGATCTTGGAGCCCAAAAGACATCTTCAGCTTAGAGCTTTGGAAAACATAAATGTCCCTTCATCTGATCATTCATAATCCACATTTGTTTTCTAGAAATAGGTTTAAACAGTTACAAAACAGGGGTCAGTGCATGACTGTTTCCGATAAGTTGCTGTATGGAACGCCGTAAGTGAGTTGTGGATAATAATATAAATTATTTGGTATTTAAATCTCCCTCCACCCTCCAGAGTTACCACACTTTTAATTTGAGGCACCAGAAACCGTTAGATGAAAAccacaagaaaaataaacatttgatgGTTTATTTCAAGTAATAAAAAAAGGCATCAACCCAAATCCCAAATGTTCCATAGATTAGAATAACAATTATAATGAATTATGTATAAACTGGGCTGACAAATGcaataaaaaacattcaaatcatTCTGTCAGTGTTTTTCTTAACAGTGACTTAAAGTAAACACTTCAGTTATTTCTATGCAATGTAAGTCAATGCCTCTCTCTAATTTACATTAcaggttttaataatttctgAGATGATGTTTCTTATAATAGAGtctttagaaaagaaaaaaaaagggttttccTAGTTAATATtcagtgctttacataaaaaatgCCACTTCAATTGGCTTTGATTTGTAGTTCCATTGAACCAAGAGTGTGATCTGCCTCCATAGGTATCCTCAGATGTCAATGATGGCAAATATTTCTGGTTTTTCCTTATCGTGGATCTGCATTGCAGAGTATGTGATGGCTTTCACCTCAGTTCcctttaatgaaaacacaggacatAACAGCGTTACAATGATCTACCTTTTCTAATCACCTTGATGTAGAAATTATTTTCTCCAACAGGCTTACCTGTGGATGCTTTGCCAGAGAGAATTCTTCACCCCATCTTTTTAAAAgcaaaatcaaaaaaaaaaaagacgtgagAAAGCAGAAGTAGGCAGAATTTTACCTCCTTGGTAAAGGAATAAATCCCAAACTAAAGCCACTACAACTCAATCATCTCATCCGTATTCTACATTAGCACACCTAACCATCTTTGTACAGTTTATACCCTTTCAAGATGACCTCAGATATTTTAGATGTCACCCGTGATACAAGTCACCCGCAAAGAAAGTGAAGTAAATAAAGTATATCCCACAAATAACTAAAGAAACTTAATGACACTTAAGAACAATATTACAAAAGGTGGATGATGCCATATTAAATTATGCACCAATAAACTGTATTTGTTGCCTATGAAATCCCGTAACAAttcaaaactaaaacaaacaaaccaaaagacATTCAGCCCTTGTTTAAAACCTGAGGGattgttaaataaaaaacatttgacaTGTTAAACCCTcagcttttattgtaaatgacTGACTTTGTCCTCACATCTatcaattttgtttttaattaaataagcATGTCTTCAAAATGTTAAAATGATGTGAGCCTGACTCTAGGCTTCAGAGGTTAAATGACTTGATATGTAGTTCAAGGTCATGATGCAAGAACTGTAATACACGCCAACAACCacctctgtttttatttttatgggtAAATAGGTGCCCAAACTTACCCAATGGAGCGAATCCTGAAATTCATTCTGTCAATGTGCACAACTTTGACCTCCTAAAACAAAGACATGACACAAGTGTGAGCACATGTGAAAACACAAGAATAAAGAAAGAATGAGACGCCTGTATCAAATGAATGGAACTAACTATATTACTATATGACAGGACAGAAATTAACCAATTTATAGAACTTCTAAGTTAGGATTTATGATGTAAATTGACATAACTGAAATGCATGAATTAAATACTTTTGAGGGGGAAAACAGAAATAAGGACCATATTTGCATATCCTCTGCAACATTAATGGGATAATGTTTGAAAAATGGCATAGAGACAATAAGTTACATCACCCCTCCTTTTAATTACACATTTAACTAGTTTTGGGACCTGAAAATACAAATTGTTGCTCTTTCGAAAGAGGATAGCAGCTAAGGCGAGCAAGCTTCTCGCTGTCTCCGATGGCAGCTGCGGCTCCTTGTTGAGCCTTGGTAGCTTCTCATTTCATCTGTTCCAAACAGCACATACAAACGAGCCATACATCCCCACTCTGCAAATATTCAGGACTGGTTGGAGCTGGGTTTTCCTATTAGTCTATGTGAAACATACAGACAGTCTGATGGTTGATTTAGCTCATGATATGTCttctaacataaaaaaaataaacattttatggACTTGTTAAAAGGGATCAAAATAGATTATCAGTGAAggggaacttaaaaaaattagGGATGAGGATTAAAAACAACTAAACATCTACAGGACTGCCCGAAGCTTTTACATAGAGTTCACagctgttttattcattttcacagcagaaatTAACAAAAACAAGGAGCAGGGGGTTTTAATCCAAGTTATACATCCTGTGCGCTTGGACTATACTTCGGAAAGGACCCATAACCGCTTGTGTGGCGGCGCATTCGGTCAGTAGATGGTCCATTAAACTGTTATAATAGCATAGCCACAGGTGTCCAAGACAACCTCCAAATGTGGTTTAATGGATTGGATCTAAATGTGTTGATGCCTTAGATTGTGAacaaattgaccaggatgcaTATCATAACCAGATGTGAACAGTTTCACTGTTTAATCATCTGTGTCACATCATGCACTGGCAGTAAGCAGGGAAATATAAGAGCCGGTCTCAAAATCCAGAAAgcaagaaaaaatgttttgtcaaTGATTCGCAGTTATGAAAGCAATGTGTAAAACTTTCCACAATTGAGGCATATACTCACCCTGGGGACAAAGAAGAGATCTGCACTAAACTTGTATAACCAGTCATCTAAGAAGTGGAAGAGAAGGGATTCCATGTCATCACCTTTTAGAAAAGAACAGACACACAAAGCATTTAGTTTCACTGACTTTTAAACAGCATGATGTTTTATACTGATTAGTTACAATATAAAAAACTACTTACAAGTgaaacagtttgtttgttttcgttTAAAGCCAGTTAAGCAGCTATGGCTATTTCATGGCTAATACAGATAATACATTGCACTTGACACTAAATATCAACAATgaaatttataaataaatacattaaataagTTTGTTCACATCAATgcactttaaaaagtttaaaacctttaaaGGTGGGACCTTATTAAAAATACCTACTATAGTACCTTCTTTAAAAAAACTGCTGCCTTTTTATTCTAAGGGCAGAGCAAGATAGAATATGCTTAATTGATAAGGGATTACCACAAAGATCACATAGGGGAGGTTCACCTCCAGTTAACAAAAAACCATGAGTGAGTCTAGAATGTCCAATTCTACACCTTAGACAACTTGATCATGTCTACAGGAAAATGACAGAGTTGTGATTTGTTTCAGAGTATTACATATTTCATGCAGCTTATTTCCAGCACAGTTGTCCCATTCAGCTTGCCATTTATCCATTATGTAGGAAGAAAGTACAGGTTTGATATCAGAGACAGGGATTTGGCATTCAGTAATATCTTCATCCAGGGCTCCTTTAGCAGCACTGTCAGCCTTTTCATTACCGCTCAGGCCCATGTGACCAGGGACCCAACAAAAAACAATGTCCAGGTTGAGTTTAGTTAGGTGATCCACTTTTCCACACACACATGGGAGCGAAATCGAGTGATGAACCCAAGTATGTCTGACACTGCGCccctgtggactgtgtgagtaAAGGTTCAAGACgttctgctgcttctaacttcATCTTTGGGAGATGATCACACAGTGTTTGTATACCCatattcactgcacagacattgtctttaagttacttgaaaaAATGGATGAGAGCACCCTTATTGAAAACAGTTTTATTAACACAAACTTGCACTTTACTGTTTAtgcaaaaagattaaaaaaaagatttaaaaaaagatgaaaattgcAGCATGACCAGCACTATCCATTCAGACTAACATATTTACAAGCAAGTCCAGTTTTGTTCTAAATGACACAATGATTAGCTTATTGTTTAATGTAAACATATTTCTTTATGATCTGATAGCAAACACATCTGTCAAGAGGTGGGGTATTTGGAGCAGCAAGAGAACAGACAGGTCTTTAAGCTAAGGTCTTAGCAGAGGGAATAATTGACATGCATGAAGATCAGAGTTATTTTGACTTGGGGATGGCTACTAACTAGCCCCTACCAAAGGCAGTCCAAAGAAAGACAACGGATGAAGCACAGACCGATCATGCGAAGGCAACTATCATTGACGCATGTGGGAAGCAAAGACTGGGCTGTGCGATGCCAAAAAGTCCTACTGTTGCATTAATTGCTGGATAACATAATGTTGGCTATGATAGAAAGGTATGTGAACACAGTGCATTGCAGCTTGCAGGTTATGGGTCCACCCCCGAAAGCTGCAACAATGGCCACAGTGATGTTCTGGACAATGTCGAGCAGGGAAACCTTGTATCTACACATTGCTACAGAACACATACACCTCTTCATTGTGTCCCCGATGGCTGTGATCAGGTATAGAACAGGTGTGACTACGGCTTATGTTGTGCTCTCACCTTCCGATTCCACCTTAATAGTATCGATCGGCTCCACTGTCTCTGTGTCCGTCATGTAGCCGAACATCCCCATGGCACACTGCTCAAAGGCTTCCTCCAAAGACTCTCCCCAGGAGTGAATTCTTGGAagataaatgtaaatattagtAAAAGTAACACAGAACATCAGACAAATATGAGTctatttaaacaaaataagataCACTCACTGTACATCTGCTGTATGATCCAGGTCTGAAATAATAAAACGCAAGGTAACATGATGAGTTAAATGAATGTTGcagatcaatttaaaaaaattggcTTGTTAACCTTTTTACAAAGATTATTGATAGTATGTTTGGAGAAGCCAGACCTGATTAACGCTTTGGATAGCACAAATATGGTATGACGCCCTCCTAACAGTAATGTATGGCACTTAATTTAGATAAACACCTTCACCGAATGAGATCAATAATCTAACTATAATGTCAGGCACAGTGAGCAAAAGTTGAGCACTGGAAAGTGTTTACAGCAGCACGAGCTAAACGAGCTAAGCTAGCAACATTTTCATCAAAAATTCAGACTTACATTCATATTTCTTGTTGATCGGCGGGTATTTTGATTTGGTAGCTATCTGTGCCTCTGTCAGGTCTAGTCCACGATCATCCATTGCCCCAATGAGTGTATCTGAAGTTTTAATTGAATGATCAACTCTTTTCACACCATATCAATGCGCAACGAGATAAACAAGGCTTGTGCTGCGTTCGCGGTTCCTCAGAAGTGGAAATTTCAAAGCCTTATGGTGTAAGTTTCCTCCACGCTAAGTTTGAGACGAAGGTTTATAGTGTTGCTTTGCTGTTAACATTAAAAACCTCACAGCAGTTATACTGTTCGACTatctgacagaaaaaaatattataaatgcgtcaaaaaaaaaaagtctaatgttttaaatctttaatgATAATGATGGAAATAATTTGCGTTTTAAAATGAAAGTGCCCCCTAAAAGAAATTACGTTTGAATACTTAACTCTGCATTGAGAAACCTTAACCAAGTCTAATAAATCCGACTTTTGTAGCGTTTTCTATGATTTTCCAAGTTGGAGCTCAGAAGTTCAAGTTCCCTGTTACCAATAATGCTGCATACACCCCCGAGGCAAAGAAGGAGGTTCCGGATATAGTAACGTGTTGTCGTAATGACTTCCTGTCGGCTTTGCTGAATCCTGATTGGCCAACTGCGTTCTATGGAGTTGGCGCCATTGCAAGGCTACGTGCTGTCTTATGAGCGCTCTCCCAAAATTACTTATTTTTTTGCCATTATTCGTGATCTAGCTACGCCACGATGGCTGATAAAGATGGTAAGGGCGTCCATTTTTCTGAAGTAGAATGCTGAATCTGGATGTTTGTCGTTTAAGTTGATTGAAAATCAAGATTCCGACAGACCGGTGGCCGTTGGCGCGCCAGCCAGCATCTCCTTTCATTGTTAGAGCAACACGCTAGCTGCTAGCccctgctaacgttagctactAGCTTGCTTGCCAAATCGGGACTTTTAACGTATTAATGTGGAGTACACAGCTCCATTTGGGTTAAGATATCATTTGAGTACACTAGTTTTTGTTTTACGGGAGCAAGGTCAAGCATCTTGTACTAATATTATTTCATGAGGAAAATAAACCGGAACGATGCCCACAATGGTAATTTATCAAGTAAAATACTTTCCTGACATAACTTTAGTATTAGCAACTACATTTTCTGCTCAGTCCAGATAAATTGTATgctttgtgtgtatttttaaaaaaggtatGATTTAATAATTGTTGTGTATTGcttgaaaatgattttcattCATTTGCAGCTGCATTTGATGATGCTGTGGAGGAAAGGGTGATCAATGAAGAGTACAAGATATGGAAGAAGAACACCCCTTTCCTCTATGACCTGGTCATGACTCATGCCCTGGAGTGGCCCAGCCTCACAGCTCAGTGGCTGCCAGATGTCACCAGGTGAGAAGGGAATGTGTTACATCTTCTCAGGGACGGAGTTGTGATAAGAGATGAGAATGACCCATGCAACGGTTATGTCTCTCCACAGACCAGAGGGAAAGGACTACAGTGTTCACAGGCTGGTTCTGGGGACGCACACTTCTGATGAGCAGAATCACCTTGTGATTGCCAGTGTTCAGCTCCCAAATGATGATGCCCAATTTGATGCCTCACACTACGACAGCGAGAAAGGCGGTGAGAGAAAATCCGTCAGAAGCCTTTGCTAAAGGCCGTATGGATAATGTTTGTTCTCAATGGGTATTCTTagcaaatattttatttttattttttttacttccatTTTAGAATTTGGAGGCTTTGGCTCCGTAAGTGGAAAGATAGAGATTGAGATCAAGATCAACCATGAGGGAGAAGTGAACAGAGCCCGCTACATGCCCCAGAACCCTTGCATCATTGCCACCAAGACACCTACCAGCGATGTGCTTGTCTTTGATTACACAAAGCACCCCTCCAAGCCTGGTAGGAACACTTATTCTGAAGGGTTACAACACATTGACAAGTGTTGTTACTGCAGAAACGTTGCACATTCTTATAACACTGGTTTCCTTTACACTGAAGACCCTTCTGGAGAATGCACCCCAGACCTGCGTCTCAGAGGCCACCAGAAGGAGGGCTACGGTCTCTCCTGGAACCCAAACCTCAGCGGATGCCTCCTAAGTGCTTCCGATGACCATGTAAGAAACTTTTCAGAACATGCATGTGTAATTCTCATTAATACTGCCTGTCTTGTGTTTCTCTTAATTTCATTCTTAGTTTtccatgaattttttttttttttcaatgatgtcGGTGAATCTTTTAGcagctttttacattttatgttGCATCTTTATGTTGCACAGACCATATGCCTGTGGGACATCAGTACGGTGCCCAAGGAGGGGAAGATCGTGGATGCCAAGACAATCTTCACAGGCCACACTGCTGTGGTGGAGGACGTCTCCTGGCACCTGCTCCATGAATCACTCTTTGGATCGGTGGCAGATGACCAGAAACTTATGATGTAGGTTCCGTCCAAGATGACTcgcagcaaaacaaagttgttgttCATTTCCAGCTTTCTCTAAACAGTTGGTGcttttgtctgtttgtggtacAGCTGGGATACGCGGTCCAACAACACCTCCAAACCCAGCCATGCGGTGGACGCCCACACTGCTGAGGTCAACTGCCTCTCTTTTAATCCCTACAGCGAGTTCATTCTGGCCACTGGCTCTGCAGATAAGGTGGGGACACTCTCCGTAGAACTGTTGTGAATAGCCTGTTGTAGTTTTAAGATTAATCAGTTCATGctgcttgttttttatttttatttattttgtctgtttgtttgtgtagaCTGTGGCTCTTTGGGACTTGAGGAACCTTAAGTTGAAGCTTCATTCATTTGAATCTCACAAAGACGAGATCTTCCAGGTAAGACCCAAACTAATCAGCAGTGAGAACAGTTTGAATTTACTTTTCAAAATCAGACGGATGCCTTGAACATGAAAGCTGCATGGTTTTAgttcttgtgtttgtgtgatcCATCTCAATACTTTGTTACGTATTAGTCGGCCTCCTTTAAAGTCCACAAGTCTCATATAATGGCTGTTTTGCTGGCTTTACTCATTAAAACTTTTACCTGGGCGTTAAATTGGCTGCAGAGTGCAGGTTGAGGTTTCTCAATAAGGAGTTGTCTGCTCACAACATGGCTCCAAGTATTTCAGCAGCTGGTGAAACGCAGCATACTCTGCTGACAAATGTATGTAGATCATTGTCTGAAAAGCCGTCACAGATGTGGTGATTGTCTTCCCTCCCTTAGTTGATCAAGTTTACAACGCGTTATTAGTTCTTGACTGATTAGTTGGGCTGGCTGTATTCCTTGAGTTTCAGGTCAGGACAAAAACATCTAATGTGGTTTTTATATCGTTTATAATCgcactttgatttaaaaaaaattaggagATGGATTTTGCACATTGTGTTTGTAATTAATGTTTTCCAGTATGTTCATAAAATCCAAATTGAGCCCAgatgcacctttttttttttttttaatgttttttataaCCTCTCGCTGTAGAGTCTTCTCAGAGATCTCAGCAGTGTTGAACATAACTTTTGAAGCTACTTTGAAATGAGAAATGTCCACACCTATATAGAATAATGGCACAACtgttatatgtaaatattatatTTGGAAAGCTCAGTTGCTGCCTGTCCCCACCTCCAGATCCTCCTGGTTAGCTTTTCAGTTTCCTCTTCAGTTGAGCTCTTGTCCTGTGGACAAACTCACTTCACTTCTCATTGAACTGGTAATGATGGGCCTTGTTCCACGCTTCAGCCTCAGTGCACTTTGTGTTGCGGTATGTGAGCAACTACTCCATCTGCTGTAGGTTCCAGTTAGAGGTTTAAGGGAGAGTTTGTTCAGGAGACGAGACAGTTGAAAGACATCTTGATCTGCAGCACGTGATCAAGTTGGTCAGCAGCAACTTAACTTGCATGCCCGCATTATCTTCCATCAACACACATGTATGTGTGGTTTATAACAGGCTTGTGGTTATGTGATCAAGTATGATTGTTTTGAGATGTGACAACCAGATGAAACTCGTTGAAACAGCTTTCATATCTTTGGATGCTCTGA
This region of Odontesthes bonariensis isolate fOdoBon6 chromosome 17, fOdoBon6.hap1, whole genome shotgun sequence genomic DNA includes:
- the zbtb8os gene encoding protein archease, translating into MDDRGLDLTEAQIATKSKYPPINKKYEYLDHTADVQIHSWGESLEEAFEQCAMGMFGYMTDTETVEPIDTIKVESEGDDMESLLFHFLDDWLYKFSADLFFVPREVKVVHIDRMNFRIRSIGWGEEFSLAKHPQGTEVKAITYSAMQIHDKEKPEIFAIIDI
- the LOC142366114 gene encoding histone-binding protein RBBP4 isoform X3, which produces MADKDAAFDDAVEERVINEEYKIWKKNTPFLYDLVMTHALEWPSLTAQWLPDVTRPEGKDYSVHRLVLGTHTSDEQNHLVIASVQLPNDDAQFDASHYDSEKGEFGGFGSVSGKIEIEIKINHEGEVNRARYMPQNPCIIATKTPTSDVLVFDYTKHPSKPDPSGECTPDLRLRGHQKEGYGLSWNPNLSGCLLSASDDHTICLWDISTVPKEGKIVDAKTIFTGHTAVVEDVSWHLLHESLFGSVADDQKLMIWDTRSNNTSKPSHAVDAHTAEVNCLSFNPYSEFILATGSADKTVALWDLRNLKLKLHSFESHKDEIFQVQWSPHNETILASSGTDRRLNVWDLSKIGEEQSPEDAEDGPPELLFIHGGHTAKISDFSWNPNEPWVICSVSEDNIMQVWQMAENIYNDEDPEGAADSEVQA
- the LOC142366114 gene encoding histone-binding protein RBBP4 isoform X1 encodes the protein MRKINRNDAHNAAFDDAVEERVINEEYKIWKKNTPFLYDLVMTHALEWPSLTAQWLPDVTRPEGKDYSVHRLVLGTHTSDEQNHLVIASVQLPNDDAQFDASHYDSEKGEFGGFGSVSGKIEIEIKINHEGEVNRARYMPQNPCIIATKTPTSDVLVFDYTKHPSKPDPSGECTPDLRLRGHQKEGYGLSWNPNLSGCLLSASDDHTICLWDISTVPKEGKIVDAKTIFTGHTAVVEDVSWHLLHESLFGSVADDQKLMIWDTRSNNTSKPSHAVDAHTAEVNCLSFNPYSEFILATGSADKTVALWDLRNLKLKLHSFESHKDEIFQVQWSPHNETILASSGTDRRLNVWDLSKIGEEQSPEDAEDGPPELLFIHGGHTAKISDFSWNPNEPWVICSVSEDNIMQVWQMAENIYNDEDPEGAADSEVQA
- the LOC142366114 gene encoding histone-binding protein RBBP4 isoform X2 translates to MRKINRNDAHNAAFDDAVEERVINEEYKIWKKNTPFLYDLVMTHALEWPSLTAQWLPDVTRPEGKDYSVHRLVLGTHTSDEQNHLVIASVQLPNDDAQFDASHYDSEKEFGGFGSVSGKIEIEIKINHEGEVNRARYMPQNPCIIATKTPTSDVLVFDYTKHPSKPDPSGECTPDLRLRGHQKEGYGLSWNPNLSGCLLSASDDHTICLWDISTVPKEGKIVDAKTIFTGHTAVVEDVSWHLLHESLFGSVADDQKLMIWDTRSNNTSKPSHAVDAHTAEVNCLSFNPYSEFILATGSADKTVALWDLRNLKLKLHSFESHKDEIFQVQWSPHNETILASSGTDRRLNVWDLSKIGEEQSPEDAEDGPPELLFIHGGHTAKISDFSWNPNEPWVICSVSEDNIMQVWQMAENIYNDEDPEGAADSEVQA
- the LOC142365873 gene encoding KH domain-containing, RNA-binding, signal transduction-associated protein 1-like encodes the protein MEDSKYLPELLAEKDSLDSSFTHAMKLITAEIERIQKGDPKKEPEKEAYLDLFATKSLKLKERVLIPTKQYPRVNFVGKLLGPQGSTIKRLQEETGAKISVLGKGSMRDKNKEEELRKSGEAKYAHLSMELHVFIEVTAPIPEAYLRMAHAMDEVKKFLIPEPGEQDPYMDPHFLNGSQDGSGRGRGGLGRGRGGPPGSGGPRGRGMPRGGLRGAMRGGAPRGGPGRGSAPRGAPSGRGGPPSAPSRGGSAARSRPPTPGAQRMLPSSAMSHQQHQVPPSGSQGPKPDAYDEYSSYEEPYAEQAYEGYDGYYSQQSAPADTEYYDYGHGEAQDTAYEPYAQDDWDNSWSGSGAGGKAPQSRQAKGSYREHPYGRY